In Myxococcus stipitatus, the following are encoded in one genomic region:
- the trmB gene encoding tRNA (guanosine(46)-N7)-methyltransferase TrmB, whose product MPRPRLLPDPVGLHLVELSTPPDWDAEFGFSGPLELEIGSGAGGHALEYCRRNPHVRFVAFEWRKKYARDTLDRAAKAGMRNLRVVESDARFVVPRIFADGSLSTIHLQFPDPWWKRSHAKRAVVQPTFAKLLLEKLAPGGLFDMRTDVQDRAESMLSILESVGFHNPLGSGVFHPYDPEEVPSTRERRYLTSGEPVYRARLIRPR is encoded by the coding sequence ATGCCCCGCCCTCGCCTGCTGCCAGACCCCGTCGGCCTCCACCTCGTCGAGCTGTCGACACCTCCGGACTGGGACGCCGAGTTCGGCTTCTCCGGCCCGCTGGAGCTCGAAATCGGCTCCGGCGCGGGTGGCCACGCCCTGGAGTACTGCCGCCGCAACCCGCACGTGCGCTTCGTCGCCTTCGAGTGGCGCAAGAAGTACGCCCGCGACACCCTGGACCGCGCCGCCAAGGCCGGCATGCGCAACCTGCGCGTCGTCGAGTCCGACGCCCGCTTCGTCGTCCCCCGCATCTTCGCGGACGGCTCCCTCTCCACCATCCACCTCCAGTTCCCCGACCCGTGGTGGAAGCGCTCACACGCCAAGCGCGCCGTCGTCCAGCCCACCTTCGCCAAGCTCCTCTTGGAGAAGCTCGCCCCGGGCGGCCTCTTCGACATGCGCACCGACGTCCAGGACCGCGCCGAGAGCATGCTCTCCATCCTGGAATCCGTTGGATTCCACAACCCCTTGGGTTCCGGTGTTTTCCATCCCTATGACCCGGAGGAGGTGCCGTCCACGCGAGAGCGGCGCTACCTGACCTCGGGAGAGCCCGTCTACCGCGCCCGGCTCATCCGGCCTCGCTGA